In Halomicrobium zhouii, the sequence CCGTCTCGGGTGGAGTGACACCGACCAGCCGCGAGTTCCCTCGGCGCACAATCCCTTTGTCCCCTGTCACCGAATGTCCTGGTATGGGATCCGAATCGCTCGACGGGCTCGACCGGTTCGCCTACGAGCCCAGCCGGGAGTTCGTCGAGTCGACCAACGTCTGGGAGTTCATGCAGGAGTACGGCATGGCGGACTACGACGAACTGATCGAGCGGACCACGGGCGACGTGGAGGGCGAGCCCGCCTCCGGCGTCGACTGGTTCTGGAACTTACTCCCCGAGTACCTGGGTATCGAGTTCTACGCGGACTCCGAGACCGTACGAGACGACAGCGACGGACCGCAGTTCAGCGACTGGTACCCCGGCGGCGAGATCAACGTCGCCCACAACGTCCTCGACCGGCACGCCGCCGTCGACAGCGCGACGCGGAACAAGAGTGCCATCGTCTGGGAGGGCGAGCCCGGCGACACGCGCGACGTCACGTTCCACGAACTCCACCGGCAGGCGAACCAGGTCGCCAACGCGCTCGAACAGCGGAACGTCGGAACGGGGGACACCGTCGGCCTCTACATGCCGATGGTCCCTGAAGTCGCGTCGATTCTCTACGGCTGCTTCAAAGTCGGGGCCATCGCCGTCCCCATCTTCTCCGGGTTCGGCGTCGACGCCACCGCGACCCGCATCGCGGATTCGGAGTGCTCGGTGCTGTTCACCGCGGACGGCTTCTACCGACGGGGCAACGAGGTCACGCTGAAGGACACCGCCGACGCAGCCATCGCGGAGGCCGGCCACGTCGACCACACTATCGTCTACAGTCGCCTCGATGTGGAGGAAGCGGACCTCGACTGGCACGACGACCGCGACCAGTGGTGGAGCGAAGCGGTCTCGCTCCAGTCCGACGAGTACGAGACGAAGCACCTCCCCTCTGATCAGGAGGCGATGCTGCTGTACTCCTCGGGGACGACGGGGGAGCCGAAGGGCATCGTCCAGACGCACGCGGGCGTCCAGCTACAGTGTGCGAAAGAGATCTACTTCGGCTTCGACCACAAGCCCCACGACCGCTTCTTCTGGGTCTCCGACGTCGGCTGGATGATGGGCCCGTGGACGCTGATCGGCAATCACACATTCGGCGGAACTATCTTCGTGTACGAGGGCGCGCCAGACTACCCGCAGCCCGACCGGTTCTGGGAGATGATAGACCGGCACAAGCTGACCGTGTTCGGCGTCTCCCCGACGGCCGTGCGTGCGCTCCGGAAAGAAGGGGATCAGTGGCTGGAGGGCCACGACCTCTCGTCGCTTCGCCTGCTCGGGTCTACCGGCGAGCCCTGGGACCCCGAGTCCTGGCAGTGGTTCCTCGACGAGGTCGGCGGCGGCGACGCGCCGATAGTCAACATCTCCGGTGGGACCGAGATCTGCGGCTGTTTCCTCATGCCGATGCCGGTTCAGTCGCTCAAGCCCTGCACGCTCGGTGGTCCGGGGCTCGGGATGGCAGTCGACGTCGTGGACGAGGAGGGAAACTCCGTCACCGACGACCACGAACGGGGCTACCTCGTCGCCCGCGACTCCTGTCCATCGATGACGAAGTCGCTGTGGTCCGGCGACGAGCGCTACCTCGATGAGTACTGGTCGACCTGGGAGGACCTCTGGGACCACGGCGACTGGGCACAGGTCGACGAGGACGGGCTGTGGTTTCTCCACGGCCGCGCCGACGACGCGCTCAACGTCGCCGGACGGAAGGTCGGCCCCGCCGAGGTCGAGGGGGCGGCCATCGAACACCCTGCCGTGACCCAGGCGTCGGCCGTCGGTGTGCCGGACGAGACGACGGGGACTGCGGTCGTCCTCTACGCGGTTCTGGTGGACGGCACGGCCGAGTCCGACGACCTCCGCGAGGAGATTCGGGGTCTCGTTGGCGAGGAACTCGGCAAGCCGTTCCGCCCCCGCGAGGTGCTGTTCGTCGACGAATTTCCCAAGACGCAGAGCGGGAAGATCGTCCGCCGGGCCATCGCCGCCACCTACGAAGGCGAGGATCCGGGCGACCTGAGCAGCATCGAGAATCCGGAGTCGCTCGAAGAAGTGGCGGCGGCGAGGTGAGCAATTGAATTACAGCGAGAAGAGATATCCTCGCCCTCGTCGGTCCTCGTCACCGGTCGGTGCACCGACGAGTGCTTCCGACTCCGCGAGCGCGATGGAGTAGCCAAAGTCGTTCTTCTGGCCCGGGTCGTCGGGAACGAGGGCGGCGGTCCGCTGCCACCCCTCCTCGGTCCGGTCGAAACGGTTGACGCGTCCGGAACCGGAGTCGCCGGGGTCGCCGACGAGCATCGTGTCGCCGCGGAGCGCGACGCCGGAGGGGCCGTCGTCGTAGTCGAACTGACCGAGGCTGGAGACACGAGTCAGGTACCGCCACTCGTCGCTGGCGCGTTCGAAGACGTACGCGACGCCGGCCTCATCGTCGTCGCCCCCCGGTGCACCCACCACGGCCGTATCACCGTCGAGCGCGAGCGTCTGGCCGAACCCGCCGTCGTATCGGACGTCAGGTGCAGTCAGCACCGCCGCCTCGACCCACGCACCGGACGAACTCTCGTACACGTACGTGGCACCAGCCGACGACTCATCGTTCACCGACGTCTCTGGTGCGCCGACGAGGACGGTATTCCCGGACAGAGCGACGCGTCGCCCGTACAGGTCCGATATGTCGTCAGGATCGCTCTCGAAGGTGGTCTGGCGCGTCCAGTCCGTTCCGGAAACCTCGAACACGGTCACCGTTCCGCTGAACCCCAGCATCGTCGACGGCTGCCTGACGGCGCCCACGACGAGCGTCTCGCCGTCGCAGGCGACCG encodes:
- a CDS encoding AMP-binding protein, with the protein product MGSESLDGLDRFAYEPSREFVESTNVWEFMQEYGMADYDELIERTTGDVEGEPASGVDWFWNLLPEYLGIEFYADSETVRDDSDGPQFSDWYPGGEINVAHNVLDRHAAVDSATRNKSAIVWEGEPGDTRDVTFHELHRQANQVANALEQRNVGTGDTVGLYMPMVPEVASILYGCFKVGAIAVPIFSGFGVDATATRIADSECSVLFTADGFYRRGNEVTLKDTADAAIAEAGHVDHTIVYSRLDVEEADLDWHDDRDQWWSEAVSLQSDEYETKHLPSDQEAMLLYSSGTTGEPKGIVQTHAGVQLQCAKEIYFGFDHKPHDRFFWVSDVGWMMGPWTLIGNHTFGGTIFVYEGAPDYPQPDRFWEMIDRHKLTVFGVSPTAVRALRKEGDQWLEGHDLSSLRLLGSTGEPWDPESWQWFLDEVGGGDAPIVNISGGTEICGCFLMPMPVQSLKPCTLGGPGLGMAVDVVDEEGNSVTDDHERGYLVARDSCPSMTKSLWSGDERYLDEYWSTWEDLWDHGDWAQVDEDGLWFLHGRADDALNVAGRKVGPAEVEGAAIEHPAVTQASAVGVPDETTGTAVVLYAVLVDGTAESDDLREEIRGLVGEELGKPFRPREVLFVDEFPKTQSGKIVRRAIAATYEGEDPGDLSSIENPESLEEVAAAR
- a CDS encoding FG-GAP repeat protein translates to MVSRRAFLRSLGLAASATLAGCSRISLPGEGSTPDDGSRTPTTTPNTTLAPATTSQPTESATQTSTPASTEEPPSTVTAVGERSALTPTGGEDEMFFGTSVVLSDDVALVDVDGERIHVFETGDDGWHQTAVLAPSEEDRFAYYPTSMALSGTTAYVGAPATGDAGAVYVFERDGNGWHRRTRISPTDDESYEFGAAVACDGETLVVGAVRQPSTMLGFSGTVTVFEVSGTDWTRQTTFESDPDDISDLYGRRVALSGNTVLVGAPETSVNDESSAGATYVYESSSGAWVEAAVLTAPDVRYDGGFGQTLALDGDTAVVGAPGGDDDEAGVAYVFERASDEWRYLTRVSSLGQFDYDDGPSGVALRGDTMLVGDPGDSGSGRVNRFDRTEEGWQRTAALVPDDPGQKNDFGYSIALAESEALVGAPTGDEDRRGRGYLFSL